The Microbulbifer sp. YPW1 genome contains a region encoding:
- the icmH gene encoding type IVB secretion system protein IcmH/DotU — protein sequence MSNDAYSAPGAADRTVMIPTPGAAAPAGGQSPQPQQTVAPDTAAGDLRIRNSLNPLISAASKVLGAIIKLRTTMNHANVPDLHKRLTREIQSFEREARQLSLSQETVLTARYLLCTVVDEVVLSTPWGTASGWSQHSLLSLFHKETFGGEKCFLILQRTLETPGSHIELLELFYLCLSLGFQGKYRLVQRGHEQLEQIRDNLYRTIESHRPAMDRDLSPRWQGCVDRKTKLIQYVPLWVIASVVLGVLLATFSGYRWWLYQSATPVAEEIQALMPESRENFAQPR from the coding sequence ATGAGTAACGATGCTTATTCAGCGCCCGGCGCTGCAGACCGCACGGTGATGATCCCTACTCCGGGGGCGGCCGCCCCCGCGGGTGGACAGTCGCCTCAGCCACAGCAAACTGTAGCTCCTGACACGGCCGCAGGGGACCTGCGTATTCGCAACAGCCTGAATCCGCTGATCTCTGCGGCTTCCAAGGTACTCGGGGCCATCATTAAGCTCCGCACCACCATGAACCACGCCAATGTGCCGGACCTGCACAAACGCCTGACGCGCGAAATTCAGAGCTTCGAGCGCGAGGCCAGGCAGCTGTCACTCTCCCAGGAAACGGTGCTGACCGCGCGATATCTGCTGTGCACGGTGGTGGACGAAGTGGTGCTGTCCACTCCCTGGGGTACCGCGAGCGGCTGGAGCCAGCACTCTCTGTTGAGCCTGTTTCACAAGGAAACCTTCGGTGGCGAAAAATGCTTCCTGATTCTGCAGCGCACCCTGGAAACCCCTGGATCGCATATTGAATTGCTGGAACTGTTTTATCTGTGCCTCAGTCTCGGTTTCCAGGGCAAGTATCGCCTGGTGCAGCGCGGCCACGAGCAACTGGAACAGATCCGCGACAACCTGTATCGCACCATTGAAAGTCATCGCCCGGCCATGGACCGGGATCTCTCCCCGCGCTGGCAGGGTTGCGTGGATCGCAAGACAAAGCTGATCCAGTACGTGCCCCTGTGGGTGATTGCCAGTGTGGTGCTCGGTGTGCTGCTGGCAACCTTCAGCGGGTACCGCTGGTGGTTGTACCAGAGCGCAACGCCGGTAGCGGAAGAGATCCAGGCGCTGATGCCTGAATCGCGGGAAAACTTTGCGCAGCCGCGCTAA
- the tssK gene encoding type VI secretion system baseplate subunit TssK translates to MSANNKVIWSEGMFLRPQHFQQQDRYLEQLVEARTGALGPYTWGLLELAIDSEPLAMGKISLSRISGIFPDGTPVLAPENENLPDVLDVPVNTRDEIVYLCVPMKRPGSQESVRDQEDFPQARYQANNFDARNSASTSGEAARIQVGKLRVCLKLGSEDLSGYAAIGITRIRERQPEKPVELDPDYIPPLLNADASPVIKAYIEEVKGLLDHRGTALGHRLADSGRSGSAEIADYLLLQVINRFEPLLKQVTGQPRLHPHSLFLELLQLAGELSTFTAANKRPPEIPRYMHENLQQSYVGLFSALRQSLSTVLEQTAIAMDLVQRKFGIYVAPITDPSLVKTASFVMAAKADMPGDLLRSRFPSQAKVAPVEAIRELISAQLPGLSIRALPVAPRQIPYHAGFTYFELERTGELWQAMQRSGGFAVHLGAEFPGLTMELWAIRNN, encoded by the coding sequence ATGTCGGCGAATAATAAGGTTATATGGAGCGAGGGAATGTTCCTTCGTCCGCAGCACTTCCAGCAACAGGACCGCTACCTGGAGCAGCTGGTCGAGGCACGTACGGGCGCGCTGGGGCCCTATACCTGGGGGTTGCTGGAACTGGCTATCGATAGCGAACCGCTGGCGATGGGAAAAATTTCCCTGTCCCGGATTAGCGGTATCTTTCCCGATGGTACCCCGGTGTTGGCACCGGAAAATGAAAACCTGCCGGATGTACTGGATGTTCCGGTAAATACCCGGGACGAAATTGTCTACCTGTGTGTGCCGATGAAACGGCCGGGAAGCCAGGAATCGGTCCGCGATCAGGAAGATTTTCCGCAAGCGCGTTATCAGGCAAACAACTTCGACGCGCGTAACAGCGCTTCCACTTCCGGTGAGGCGGCGCGAATCCAGGTTGGCAAGCTGCGGGTTTGTCTGAAGCTCGGCAGTGAAGATCTCAGCGGATACGCAGCAATCGGTATTACCCGTATTCGCGAGCGTCAGCCGGAAAAACCGGTTGAATTGGATCCCGATTACATCCCGCCGCTATTGAACGCCGACGCGTCTCCAGTGATCAAGGCGTATATCGAAGAAGTTAAGGGCTTGCTGGATCACCGCGGTACCGCACTGGGCCATCGCCTGGCAGACAGTGGTCGCAGTGGTTCCGCCGAGATTGCCGATTATCTTTTGCTGCAGGTAATCAACCGCTTTGAGCCCTTGCTCAAACAGGTCACCGGACAGCCTCGGCTGCATCCGCACAGTCTGTTCCTGGAGCTGTTGCAGCTCGCTGGCGAACTCTCCACATTCACCGCCGCTAATAAACGGCCGCCGGAAATCCCGCGTTACATGCACGAAAACCTGCAGCAGAGTTATGTGGGATTGTTTTCTGCATTGCGCCAGTCGCTGTCCACCGTCCTCGAGCAGACCGCAATTGCCATGGATCTGGTGCAGCGCAAGTTTGGCATTTACGTGGCACCGATTACGGATCCTTCCCTGGTCAAAACCGCGAGCTTTGTGATGGCGGCAAAGGCGGATATGCCCGGAGACCTGCTGCGCAGTCGTTTTCCCAGTCAGGCAAAAGTCGCTCCGGTGGAGGCCATCCGCGAACTGATTTCCGCGCAGTTGCCGGGCCTTTCCATTCGCGCCCTGCCGGTCGCGCCGCGGCAGATTCCATACCACGCCGGCTTTACTTATTTTGAACTCGAGCGGACCGGAGAGCTGTGGCAGGCGATGCAGCGCTCCGGCGGTTTCGCGGTACATCTGGGGGCCGAATTTCCGGGGCTGACCATGGAACTGTGGGCGATAAGGAATAACTGA
- the tssM gene encoding type VI secretion system membrane subunit TssM, whose translation MKRLANFFTNKWVLGLIGLCALSLLIWFGADYIKFGSDNATLSTGVRLTIIVFMFAIWLVWNLSQWLVERRQNQALIQGIEESQEDEADPDQERSREELNALSERFRDAMQVLRKARFKSQRGNVSLYQLPWYIIIGPPGSGKTTALVNSGLEFPLAQSHGKEALGGIGGTRNCDWWFTNDAVLIDTAGRYTTQDSHRVYDNSAWKAFLNLLQRYRRRRPINGVLVAISLQDLMVQTTEQRVHQAKTIRARINDLQQQLGIRFPIYLTFTKCDLVAGFSEYFDNLSQAEREQVWGISFPAEAHAGAGAPLDDFVSEFQALIQRLNQRVLWRVHQERNVEKRALLQGFPARMESLQNVLSDFVKQAFSANRYDTVPMVRGVYFTSGTQEGSPIDRMMASVSSDFGLERDAAQRFQGVGKSYFLHRLLKDVIFPEAELVGVNRKVESVTRWLRGAVYVGSVAAIVGALFLWTGSIAQNKRYMGEVRDNIALYEEAREKLGDRKISPLQTLELLEPLEAASRVYQKEEHPWLNNLGLYDERVDAAADRLYREQLELTFLPALQRALEQRLVKLDSADPALTQTLKTYLMLFNPEKRSLEDLTAYFSDEWSQSLSGEAGKQEQMLAHLERLFSRPLPENLEPNERVIATARQQLRRIPVPQRLYAQMLRSDLGQTQIDLYGEVGGDTAQLFGVDPGDSRFHIPYLYTKAGYKELDFDADSPLLDQLADERWIYGGDLSGEDFNEEDRKRLGEDVKRIYLGEYQQRWQQFVSGFSIQRFQSTSEALDVLSKLSDPVYSPLLAIAEITSDNTSLTPRPEVPVDASGVPLPVSSTTRRLGAAAVSGAASKLTEKFQPTVVDLRFEELQRLTRSEKGRPARVQDYLSSITQLQEYLAEIDSGVDSDEVAFNKAKARFSGAGDAIKQLRVKAANAPAPFDHWLEEIADSTWGLVMAKAKRHTDRVWREQVYSVYSRSLADRFPLRASGSQEAPVMEFNKYFKPGGIEQQFVQEYLKPFVDTRNWKLRVLEGQTLGISSDALRQMQRAERIRKTLFSQGEQAGYSFRIEPTKLDSGVRLFSLELGSQRVPYSHGPRTRSKLDWRGGETNRVRILFEDLNETVHRQHFEGDWAWYRLLLNSELESSRNGSEYLVTFRESGRSAQFKLSAAGVSNPFDQGLLGGYRCPQVL comes from the coding sequence ATGAAACGACTGGCGAATTTTTTTACCAATAAATGGGTGCTGGGCCTGATTGGCTTGTGTGCGCTCTCGCTATTAATCTGGTTTGGTGCCGATTACATAAAATTTGGCAGCGATAATGCGACCCTGTCCACGGGTGTACGGCTCACCATCATCGTATTTATGTTTGCGATCTGGCTGGTATGGAACCTGAGCCAGTGGCTGGTGGAGCGCCGTCAAAACCAGGCATTGATCCAGGGCATTGAAGAATCGCAGGAGGACGAAGCAGATCCGGACCAGGAGCGCAGCCGTGAAGAGCTGAATGCGTTGTCGGAGCGTTTTCGCGATGCCATGCAGGTGCTGCGCAAGGCGCGGTTCAAATCCCAGCGCGGCAACGTGTCTCTCTATCAGCTGCCCTGGTACATCATTATCGGCCCGCCCGGATCCGGTAAAACGACTGCACTGGTCAATTCCGGTCTGGAATTTCCTCTCGCACAGAGTCACGGCAAAGAGGCCCTCGGCGGCATAGGCGGTACACGCAATTGCGACTGGTGGTTTACCAATGATGCGGTTTTGATTGATACCGCCGGGCGCTATACCACACAGGACAGCCACCGCGTATATGACAACAGTGCCTGGAAAGCCTTTCTGAATCTGTTGCAGCGCTACCGCCGTCGCCGGCCGATTAATGGCGTGCTGGTCGCAATCAGCCTGCAGGATCTGATGGTGCAGACCACCGAGCAGCGCGTACATCAGGCTAAGACCATCCGCGCGCGGATCAATGATCTGCAGCAGCAGCTGGGGATCCGCTTCCCGATTTATCTGACCTTCACCAAGTGTGACCTGGTTGCCGGTTTCAGCGAATATTTCGACAATCTTTCCCAGGCAGAGCGCGAGCAGGTGTGGGGAATCAGCTTCCCTGCAGAGGCGCACGCGGGGGCGGGTGCGCCACTGGATGACTTTGTCAGCGAATTCCAGGCGTTGATCCAGCGGCTCAACCAGCGGGTCCTGTGGCGTGTGCACCAGGAGCGCAATGTCGAGAAGCGCGCTCTGTTGCAGGGGTTCCCGGCGCGTATGGAAAGCCTGCAAAACGTATTGTCCGATTTTGTGAAGCAGGCATTCAGCGCCAATCGCTATGACACAGTGCCCATGGTGCGCGGTGTGTACTTTACCAGTGGCACCCAGGAGGGCAGCCCGATTGACCGGATGATGGCTTCGGTGAGTTCCGACTTCGGACTCGAGCGCGACGCGGCGCAGCGATTCCAGGGTGTAGGCAAAAGCTATTTCCTGCATCGCCTGTTGAAAGATGTCATCTTCCCGGAAGCCGAGCTGGTCGGGGTGAACCGCAAGGTTGAAAGTGTTACCCGTTGGTTGCGCGGTGCGGTCTACGTGGGGTCCGTTGCCGCTATTGTCGGTGCTCTATTCCTGTGGACCGGCAGTATTGCGCAGAACAAGCGATATATGGGAGAAGTCCGCGACAACATTGCGCTTTACGAGGAAGCCAGGGAAAAACTGGGAGACCGCAAAATCTCACCATTACAAACCCTGGAGCTACTAGAGCCACTGGAGGCGGCTTCTCGCGTATATCAGAAAGAAGAGCACCCCTGGCTGAATAATCTCGGTTTGTACGATGAGAGAGTCGATGCCGCGGCAGATCGCCTTTATCGCGAGCAGCTGGAGCTCACCTTCCTGCCGGCACTGCAGCGTGCCCTGGAGCAGCGACTGGTAAAACTCGACAGCGCGGACCCAGCGCTGACCCAGACGCTGAAGACCTATCTGATGCTGTTTAACCCGGAAAAGCGCAGTCTGGAAGATTTAACGGCCTACTTCAGCGATGAATGGTCGCAGTCTCTGTCGGGCGAGGCCGGTAAACAGGAGCAGATGCTGGCGCATCTGGAACGCCTTTTCTCCCGCCCGCTGCCGGAAAATCTCGAGCCCAACGAGCGGGTAATTGCAACGGCCCGCCAGCAATTACGTCGTATACCGGTACCGCAGCGCCTGTACGCGCAGATGCTGCGCAGCGATCTGGGGCAGACACAGATCGATCTCTACGGCGAAGTGGGTGGAGACACCGCACAACTGTTCGGTGTCGACCCGGGTGACAGTCGCTTCCATATTCCCTACCTGTATACCAAGGCCGGTTATAAAGAGTTGGACTTCGATGCAGATTCCCCGCTGCTGGATCAGCTGGCAGACGAGCGCTGGATATACGGCGGTGATCTCAGTGGGGAAGATTTCAATGAGGAAGATCGCAAGCGCCTTGGAGAGGACGTCAAACGTATCTACCTCGGCGAATACCAGCAGCGCTGGCAGCAGTTCGTATCCGGTTTTTCAATCCAGCGGTTCCAGTCCACTTCCGAAGCGCTGGATGTATTGTCAAAACTTTCCGACCCGGTCTACTCGCCCCTGCTGGCTATTGCCGAAATCACTTCGGACAACACGTCGCTGACTCCGCGTCCTGAAGTGCCCGTGGACGCGAGTGGCGTACCGCTACCGGTTTCCAGTACGACCCGTCGTCTCGGCGCTGCCGCGGTCAGCGGTGCAGCCAGCAAGCTGACGGAAAAATTCCAGCCCACCGTGGTAGACCTCCGGTTTGAGGAACTGCAAAGATTGACCCGCAGCGAGAAAGGTCGCCCGGCTCGGGTTCAGGATTACCTTTCCAGTATCACCCAGCTGCAGGAGTATCTGGCGGAGATTGACAGCGGTGTGGATAGCGATGAAGTCGCTTTCAACAAGGCCAAGGCGCGCTTCAGTGGCGCTGGAGATGCAATCAAACAGCTTCGGGTAAAGGCTGCCAATGCACCGGCACCGTTTGACCACTGGCTGGAAGAGATCGCAGACAGCACCTGGGGACTGGTGATGGCCAAAGCCAAGCGCCACACCGATCGCGTATGGCGGGAGCAGGTCTACAGTGTGTACAGCCGTAGCCTGGCGGATCGCTTCCCTCTGCGCGCCAGCGGCAGCCAGGAAGCGCCGGTAATGGAGTTCAACAAGTACTTCAAGCCCGGTGGTATCGAGCAGCAGTTCGTACAGGAGTACCTGAAGCCGTTTGTAGATACCCGCAACTGGAAGCTCAGGGTCCTGGAAGGTCAGACATTGGGTATCTCCAGTGATGCACTGCGTCAGATGCAGCGCGCGGAGCGTATCCGAAAAACCCTGTTCAGTCAGGGTGAGCAGGCAGGATACAGTTTCCGTATAGAGCCCACCAAGCTGGATTCCGGTGTAAGACTGTTTTCCCTGGAGCTGGGTAGTCAGCGGGTTCCCTATTCACACGGCCCGCGCACGCGCTCGAAGCTGGATTGGCGCGGCGGGGAAACTAACCGGGTACGGATTCTGTTTGAGGACCTGAATGAAACCGTGCATCGCCAACATTTCGAAGGCGACTGGGCCTGGTATCGCTTGTTGCTGAATTCCGAACTGGAGTCTTCACGCAACGGTTCTGAATATCTGGTTACTTTCCGAGAATCCGGGCGTTCGGCGCAGTTCAAGCTTTCTGCAGCCGGCGTGAGCAATCCCTTCGATCAAGGCTTGCTGGGCGGTTATCGCTGTCCGCAGGTACTGTAA
- the tssJ gene encoding type VI secretion system lipoprotein TssJ encodes MESKKIVQLLVVMALVVGLAACQTTRRTLNLDTSIALAVEIENDVNPDSDGRASPVVLRVFMLADDRQFSREDFLNLYENADSRLGKDLIDTVILKEFAPGEQRIEQLALTPEVKYIGLLAEFVQYQDADALMLLPITDHKKNEYAITLEGTRMASTEALDMRRRAAREEPKKGSTVTISSAEYERLRKLQQSGK; translated from the coding sequence GTGGAAAGTAAAAAAATTGTACAACTGCTGGTTGTGATGGCGCTGGTCGTGGGGCTTGCTGCCTGTCAGACAACCCGCCGTACCCTGAATCTCGATACCAGCATTGCACTGGCAGTGGAGATCGAAAATGACGTAAACCCGGATAGCGACGGGCGTGCATCCCCGGTGGTTTTGCGGGTATTCATGCTCGCCGATGACCGCCAGTTTTCCCGGGAAGATTTCCTGAACCTGTATGAAAATGCGGATTCCCGTCTCGGCAAAGACCTGATCGATACCGTCATCCTCAAGGAATTTGCCCCCGGTGAGCAGCGGATCGAGCAGCTGGCGCTGACCCCAGAAGTCAAATATATCGGTCTGCTGGCTGAATTTGTCCAGTATCAGGATGCCGACGCGCTGATGCTGTTGCCGATTACGGACCACAAAAAGAATGAATATGCGATCACACTTGAGGGAACGCGCATGGCCTCTACAGAGGCTCTGGATATGCGCCGCCGCGCTGCGCGTGAAGAACCGAAAAAGGGCAGCACGGTAACTATTTCCAGTGCGGAGTATGAGCGTCTGCGAAAACTGCAGCAGTCCGGAAAATAA